tcattgaaggttgacatgcaggtatagcaggcggtgaagaaggcaaatggtttgttggccatcatagcttggggatttgagtataggagcacagaggtcttactgcagttgtacagggccttggtgaggcctcacctggaatattgtgttcagttttggtctcctaatctgaggaaggacgtttttgctattgagggagtgcagtgaaatttcaccagactaattccagggatggctggactgtcatacgaggagagactggatcaactgggcctttattcactggagtttagaaggatgagaggggatctcatcgaaacgtataagattctgacgggactggacaggttagatgcgggaagaatgtccaaaaccaggagacatagtcttaggataaggggtaggccatttaggactgagatgaggagaaacttcttcactcagagagttgttaacctgtggaattccctgccgcagagagttgttgatgtccgttcattggatatattcaaaagggagttagatatggcccttacggctaatgggatcatggggtatggagagaaagcaggaaatgggtactgagggaatgatcagccatgatcttattgaatagtggtgtaggctcgaagggccaaatggcctactcctgcacctattttctatgtttctatgtttctatgaagtatggtttcgttaccaatgccaagtacaaaaaaatctctgagcatgtgttccaaatgtcctacaaatttgcaatgtcctgcaaggtgtcttaactcggcgacataactcaccacttcctggccttcagaccttttgtagatgtagaaccggtacctcgccatcagaacgctttctttcgggttcaaatgctctcggaccagtgtgcacatatcgtcgcatgatttctccgtgggtttcgctggagtgagcatattcttaatgaggccatacgttggtgccccacagacggtgaggaggatcgcccttcgtttggcagcgctctcttccccatctagctcggtgGCCATGTAGTATTGGTCGAATCACTCCACAaatgtttctcaatcatctccctccgagaatttctccaggatgtccactgttctttgcatctttggattcgctatctgtatcttgtcaccagttgttgtgtatggagaaagagtcagactgaacactgtgagctcaaagtaaagtgtgaccttagtcttttattgcaggtctccagagtgcctctccaacccgtgaagcctccttaaatacctgtacttccaaggaattatgggatcccttgggactccaggggatgacccctctggtggctgtacagagtaagtagaaGTATACATGTAtaacatttagaaggatgagaggggatctcattgaaacatataaaattctgccaggactggacagattagatgcaggaagaatgttcccgatgttggggaagtccagaaccagaggacacagtctgaggataaggggtaagccatttagggctgagatgaggagaaacttcttcactcagagagttgttaacctgtggaattccccaccgcaaagagttgttgaagccagttcattggatatagtcaagagggagttagatatggcccttactgctaaagggatcaaggggtatggtgagaaagcaggaaaggggtactgaggtgaatgatcagccatgatcttattgaatggtggtgcaggctctaagggccgaatggcctactccttcctcttttttcaatgtttctatgtttctatgtactcatgtaaccctgacccatccccaagcatttttaaatgttgttttgtacttccagattcAGAGGATTTCGACCAGACCTCCACAGAGAGACGAGATGACAGACCCACCGCCTCCAGCTTTGACATCATTCTGCCCTCTCCCGATTTCACCACTGCCAGAgataaggaagaggaagaggaagagcagctgatcctggagccagtggaggtaggggcgggggtggagacggaggaggatacaccagttccatgtgggccagctggaatatcctccaccaccgagtgtatattcaggggattcccccatgcctcctctgattctgtgggaccaagcggtgcgcagcaacgcacccccagcgttgcaacgcctttgccgcagcgacagaggttgatgcagaaaaggtcggttgctgtaagACAGATAGGCGtggaccaggacatggtgcgtctgtcacaggccagcgtcgatataggtcgagagctgctcaaggccatggctatgatagccgGAAACCTCGCAGCGCTATCAGAATGACAATCGAAGGATATGTCACATCTGATTGGCGCGATGGAGTGAACCGCCTACTCCGTCGATACCATGCAGCAATCAACAGGATCAGGATATGGTGCGGAATTCCCCCctgccatagtagtcgggtcgacagcagCTGAGGGTGGGGAGCAACATCCAGCCCTGAAgctgtgccttccacatcacgagcttctcctgaggccccattcattgtgcctgcaatgtctgacccccaacgacagcaacagtacTCGGGGTGCAgcgctgcacgccggcttggtaccaccacggggaggttcggactcaggggcagtgggaaagggaagggcgggagtaagaaaggcgggggggggggtggtgagtccCAAAGGTGGTGGAGCatgctgtcgaggtcaaagtcgagggcagtaaagggtgctttgttgtagtccattgttcatttaaaatagttgaagtttgatttttttaaGTTTATTTAAATTGTTAAAGTTGTTAACGTTGTTACAGTGTTCAAAGTTATAGGTATAtgtttacaaagttttacaattgttgtatatttttcacatttttacataaatgtttcaattgaattgaagcactcttgtacagtgttaaacgtttggggtaaaagccatcagggtcccaaaacgcagctctccatattcaagcaaagcgttcatttatgagctgctgacgtaactatTTTGTGGTAGCATACGCTCcatgtgccctccgctgtggtgttggtggCGGGGTGGTGGTGCCATGGGGTCATCTGGAagctccttctcatcctcctccccctcattttcctcttcttcctcctccgtctcctgtacTCTCTTCTCagttggtcccgcagtcccctgtggtaaCTCCTGTCGCTGCacaattgctaaattatgcaacgcgCAGCACACCACTGGTGAACTgaacaacctgctcagggtggtattgcagcctgcctcctgcgtggtccaagcatcgaaagcgctgcttcagcactccaattatcttttcgataatattatgtGTTGCTATATGGCTCTTTTTATAtagttgctcagct
This genomic stretch from Pristiophorus japonicus isolate sPriJap1 chromosome 7, sPriJap1.hap1, whole genome shotgun sequence harbors:
- the LOC139266826 gene encoding uncharacterized protein — its product is MLFPRDFKGQGSPAHAQRVEVEGERVKRSSKKKISAIAADQRHTGAGPTTEEPLTEIEIRALSLVRDSNCATTGVGADTPTQDDSEDFDQTSTERRDDRPTASSFDIILPSPDFTTARDKEEEEEEQLILEPVEVGAGVETEEDTPVPCGPAGISSTTECIFRGFPHASSDSVGPSGAQQRTPSVATPLPQRQRLMQKRSVAVRQIGVDQDMVRLSQASVDIGRELLKAMAMIAGNLAALSE